One Phaseolus vulgaris cultivar G19833 chromosome 2, P. vulgaris v2.0, whole genome shotgun sequence DNA window includes the following coding sequences:
- the LOC137810327 gene encoding cellulose synthase-like protein D2: MASKMFRASRSSISTSSDGAPDGQKPPLPPSVQFGRRTSSGRYVSYSRDDLDSEIGSTDFMNYTVHIPATPDNQPMDPSISQKVEEQYVSNSLFTGGFNSVTRAHLMDKVIESEASHPQMAGAKGSSCAVPGCDSKVMSDERGADILPCECDFKICRDCYIDAVKTGGGTCPGCKESYKNTELDEVAADNGHPLQLPPPGGMSKMERRLSLMKSTKSVLMRSQTGDFDHNRWLFETKGTYGYGNAIWPKQGGFGNEIENDVVEPTELMNRPWRPLTRKLKIPAAILSPYRLIIFIRLVVLALFLAWRVKHQNTDAVWLWGMSVVCEIWFAFSWLLDQLPKLCPVNRSTDLNVLKEKFETPTPNNPTGKSDLPGIDIFVSTADPEKEPPLVTANTILSILAADYPVEKLSCYVSDDGGALLTFEAMAEAASFANAWVHFCRKHDIEPRNPESYFSLKRDPYKNKVRPDFVKDRRRVKREYDEFKVRINSLPDSIRRRSDAYHAREEIKAMKVQRQNREDEPLETAKIPKATWMADGTHWPGTWLNPTSEHSKGDHAGIIQVMLKPPSDEPLPGSADDTSLIDQTDVDIRLPLLVYVSREKRPGYDHNKKAGAMNALVRASAIMSNGPFILNLDCDHYIYNSKAMREGMCFMMDRGGDRLCYVQFPQRFEGIDPSDRYANHNTVFFDVNMRALDGLQGPVYVGTGCLFRRIALYGFDPPRSKEHATGCCNCCFGRQKKHASMASTPEENRALRMGDSDEEEMNLSLFPKKFGNSTFLIDSIPVAEFQGRPLADHSAVKNGRPPGALTIPRDLLDASTVAEAISVISCWYEDKTEWGNRVGWIYGSVTEDVVTGYRMHNRGWKSVYCVTKRDAFRGTAPINLTDRLHQVLRWATGSVEIFFSRNNALLASPRMKILQRIAYLNVGIYPFTSIFLIVYCFLPALSLFSGQFIVQTLNVTFLSYLLGITVTLCILAVLEIKWSGIELEEWWRNEQFWLIGGTSAHLAAVLQGLLKVIAGIEISFTLTSKSGGDDVDDEFADLYIVKWTSLMIPPITIMMVNLIAIAVGVSRTIYSVIPQWSRLLGGVFFSFWVLAHLYPFAKGLMGRRGRTPTIVFVWSGLIAITISLLWVAINPPAGSNQIGGSFQFP; this comes from the exons ATGGCATCAAAAATGTTTAGAGCAAGTCGATCATCTATATCAACATCATCTGATGGTGCACCTGATGGTCAGAAGCCTCCATTACCTCCAAGTGTACAATTTGGAAGGAGAACTTCCTCAGGCCGCTATGTGAGTTACTCTAGAGATGATCTTGACAGTGAGATAGGGAGTACTGACTTCATGAACTATACGGTGCATATACCAGCTACCCCAGATAACCAACCTATGGATCCATCAATCTCACAGAAAGTTGAGGAGCAGTATGTGTCAAATTCACTTTTCACAGGTGGATTCAACAGTGTTACTCGAGCCCATCTAATGGATAAGGTGATAGAATCTGAAGCAAGTCATCCACAGATGGCTGGTGCAAAAGGGTCTTCATGTGCTGTTCCTGGTTGTGATTCTAAGGTGATGAGTGATGAACGTGGTGCCGATATTCTTCCCTGTGAGTGTGATTTTAAGATATGTAGAGATTGTTATATcgatgcagtaaaaacaggagGTGGAACGTGCCCAGGATGCAAGGAGTCGTATAAGAACACAGAGCTAGATGAAGTGGCTGCAGATAATGGTCATCCTCTTCAACTTCCTCCACCAGGTGGAATGTCTAAAATGGAGAGGAGATTGTCCTTGATGAAGTCAACGAAGTCGGTTTTAATGAGGAGCCAAACTGGGGACTTTGATCATAACAGGTGGCTCTTTGAAACAAAGGGGACCTATGGCTATGGTAATGCTATATGGCCAAAGCAAGGTGGTTTTGGAAATGAAATAGAGAATGATGTTGTTGAGCCTACTGAATTGATGAACAGACCCTGGAGACCACTTACCAGGAAACTGAAGATACCTGCTGCTATTTTGAGTCCATATCG TCTTATCATTTTTATTCGTTTGGTTGTCTTGGCACTGTTCTTGGCATGGAGGGTCAAACACCAAAATACTGATGCAGTATGGCTGTGGGGCATGTCTGTTGTTTGTGAGATATGGTTTGCTTTTTCCTGGCTTCTGGATCAACTGCCCAAACTCTGCCCGGTGAATCGTTCGACAGATCTTAATGTTCTGAAGGAGAAATTTGAAACTCCCACCCCTAACAATCCAACTGGAAAATCTGATCTTCCAGGAATAGATATCTTTGTTTCTACTGCTGATCCTGAGAAAGAACCTCCTCTCGTGACCGCGAACACTATCTTGTCTATTTTAGCCGCTGATTACCCTGTTGAGAAGCTTTCTTGTTATGTTTCTGATGATGGAGGTGCACTTCTAACTTTTGAGGCAATGGCTGAAGCTGCCAGCTTTGCTAATGCATGGGTTCACTTCTGCCGTAAACATGATATAGAGCCCAGGAATCCTGAATCATACTTCAGCTTAAAAAGAGATCCTTACAAAAACAAAGTGCGGCCTGATTTTGTCAAGGATCGCAGACGAGTAAAGCGTGAGTATGATGAATTCAAGGTTAGGATCAATAGTCTCCCTGATTCTATCCGTCGTCGATCAGATGCCTATCATGCTAGAGAGGAAATCAAGGCCATGAAAGTTCAGAGACAAAACAGGGAAGATGAACCTTTAGAAACTGCAAAGATCCCTAAAGCAACATGGATGGCTGATGGAACTCACTGGCCAGGAACTTGGTTGAATCCTACATCTGAGCATTCTAAGGGTGACCATGCTGGTATAATTCAG GTGATGTTGAAACCTCCCAGCGATGAACCTCTTCCAGGAAGTGCTGATGATACAAGTCTCATTGACCAGACTGATGTTGATATCCGTCTTCCCCTTCTTGTTTATGTTTCTCGAGAGAAGCGCCCAGGCTATGATCACAACAAAAAAGCCGGTGCCATGAATGCCTTGGTTCGAGCCTCAGCAATCATGTCTAATGGTCCATTTATACTCAATCTTGACTGTGACCACTATATCTACAACTCAAAGGCAATGAGGGAAGGCATGTGCTTTATGATGGATCGTGGAGGTGACCGCCTTTGTTATGTCCAGTTCCCCCAGAGGTTTGAAGGGATTGACCCCTCTGATAGATATGCCAATCATAATACTGTCTTCTTTGATGTCAACATGCGAGCCCTGGATGGACTTCAAGGGCCAGTGTATGTGGGAACAGGGTGCCTTTTCAGACGGATTGCACTATATGGTTTTGACCCGCCACGTTCCAAAGAGCACGCCACCGGTTGTTGTAATTGTTGCTTTGGTCGTCAGAAGAAGCATGCATCAATGGCAAGCACCCCAGAAGAGAACCGGGCACTGAGGATGGGTGATTCTGACGAGGAGGAAATGAATCTATCACTCTTCCCTAAGAAGTTTGGAAACTCAACTTTCCTCATCGACTCGATTCCTGTGGCTGAGTTCCAAGGCCGACCACTGGCTGATCACTCAGCCGTGAAAAATGGACGTCCACCGGGTGCTCTCACCATACCCCGTGATCTTCTCGATGCATCGACCGTGGCAGAGGCCATCAGCGTCATCTCCTGTTGGTACGAGGACAAGACCGAGTGGGGAAACCGTGTCGGGTGGATCTATGGATCTGTGACAGAGGATGTGGTCACTGGGTATAGGATGCACAACAGGGGATGGAAATCAGTTTACTGTGTGACCAAGCGTGATGCCTTCCGTGGAACAGCTCCCATAAATCTCACTGACAGGTTGCATCAGGTCCTTAGATGGGCTACTGGCTCAGTTGAAATCTTCTTCTCAAGAAACAATGCTCTTCTGGCTAGCCCAagaatgaaaattcttcaaAGAATTGCATATCTGAATGTTGGAATCTACCCTTTCACATCCATATTCCTAATCGTCTACTGCTTCCTTCCTGCACTGTCCCTTTTCTCTGGGCAGTTCATTGTGCAGACCCTCAATGTCACTTTTCTTTCTTACCTCTTGGGAATCACTGTGACTCTGTGCATACTTGCAGTGCTTGAAATCAAGTGGTCTGGCATTGAGCTGGAAGAATGGTGGAGAAATGAGCAGTTCTGGCTGATTGGAGGGACAAGTGCTCATCTTGCTGCTGTGCTTCAAGGTTTGCTGAAAGTGATAGCAGGGATTGAAATCTCATTCACTTTGACTTCAAAGTCAGGTGGtgatgatgtagatgatgaATTTGCTGATCTGTATATTGTGAAATGGACATCCCTTATGATACCACCTATCACAATCATGATGGTTAACTTGATAGCAATAGCAGTTGGAGTTAGCAGAACCATATACAGTGTCATACCACAGTGGAGCCGTCTACTAGGTGGTGTTTTCTTCAGTTTTTGGGTCTTGGCTCATCTCTATCCCTTTGCAAAAGGCTTGAtgggaagaagaggaagaacaCCTACCATAGTTTTTGTATGGTCAGGCCTCATTGCAATCACAATTTCTCTCCTTTGGGTGGCCATCAACCCCCCTGCTGGTTCTAACCAAATTGGTGGTTCATTCCAGTTCCCTTGA